A window of Methanobacteriaceae archaeon contains these coding sequences:
- a CDS encoding 2-amino-3,7-dideoxy-D-threo-hept-6-ulosonate synthase: MMIGKKIRLERIINRNTGRTVIAPMDHGVSSGPIPGIIDMDKTVEEISQGGADAILMHKGIVQQGHRGYGKDIGLIVHLSASTSLAPDPNDKVTVTSVEKAIQLGADAVSIHVNLGSDTESLMLQELGQIAETCDYWGMPLLAMMYPRGQQVTDEHDVEFVKHAARVGSELGVDIVKTNYTGDPDSFKEVVEGAIVPVVIAGGPKVETDEELLQMVKDSLEVGGAGVAFGRNLFQAENPGKITRAISEVVHNDLEVKEALKFLK, from the coding sequence ATGATGATTGGTAAAAAGATTCGTTTAGAGAGAATCATTAACAGAAATACTGGAAGAACTGTAATTGCACCTATGGATCATGGTGTATCAAGCGGACCAATTCCGGGAATTATCGATATGGATAAAACAGTTGAAGAAATCTCCCAAGGAGGAGCAGATGCTATATTGATGCATAAAGGTATTGTACAACAAGGTCACCGTGGTTATGGTAAAGATATCGGTTTAATCGTTCACTTATCCGCAAGTACTTCCCTTGCACCAGACCCAAACGATAAAGTAACTGTAACCAGTGTTGAAAAAGCAATTCAACTCGGTGCAGACGCTGTATCTATTCATGTAAACCTTGGAAGTGACACTGAAAGTTTAATGTTACAAGAATTAGGTCAAATTGCTGAGACCTGTGACTACTGGGGAATGCCTCTTCTTGCAATGATGTACCCTAGAGGTCAACAAGTAACTGACGAACACGACGTGGAATTCGTAAAACACGCAGCACGTGTAGGTTCTGAACTTGGAGTAGACATTGTAAAAACCAACTACACCGGAGATCCTGATTCATTTAAAGAAGTTGTTGAAGGAGCTATTGTACCTGTAGTTATTGCAGGTGGTCCTAAAGTAGAAACCGACGAAGAATTATTACAAATGGTAAAAGATTCCCTTGAAGTTGGTGGAGCTGGAGTAGCATTCGGACGTAACTTATTCCAAGCTGAAAACCCTGGTAAAATTACAAGAGCAATTTCTGAAGTTGTACATAATGATTTAGAAGTTAAAGAAGCATTAAAATTCTTAAAATAG
- a CDS encoding class I SAM-dependent methyltransferase has protein sequence MIKLSYDISHYRKQILDLTKNGDVIIELGCHVGNTTKILLDNFNDSKIIAIDNSPEAVCEMNKLTCSNLEFIKADVRLHETLLEVFKKVQKCDILSIDLGGGYHPDTVFKVFYIWSSTFKPKHTIIRNRGILEFFNSSFASDEDYVSSEGYLDSYHDSGIPPQIKEFELWTPSLKK, from the coding sequence ATGATTAAACTTAGTTATGATATTTCACACTACAGAAAACAAATCCTTGATTTGACAAAAAACGGAGACGTTATAATAGAACTTGGTTGTCATGTGGGAAATACAACAAAAATTTTACTTGACAATTTCAATGATTCAAAAATAATAGCTATTGACAACTCTCCTGAAGCTGTATGTGAAATGAATAAGTTAACTTGTTCTAATCTTGAATTTATCAAAGCAGATGTAAGACTTCATGAAACTTTACTTGAAGTATTTAAGAAAGTGCAAAAATGTGATATATTATCTATTGATTTAGGTGGAGGATATCATCCTGATACTGTTTTTAAGGTATTTTACATCTGGTCATCTACTTTTAAGCCTAAACACACTATTATTAGAAACAGAGGAATTTTAGAGTTTTTTAATTCTTCTTTTGCAAGTGATGAGGATTATGTGTCATCTGAAGGTTATCTTGATTCTTATCATGATTCTGGAATTCCACCGCAAATTAAAGAGTTTGAGTTGTGGACACCATCACTTAAAAAATAG
- a CDS encoding pantoate kinase produces MSVFVPGHVTGFFNIENHESKLKNGSCGAGFLLDKGVKTTICDSDSFDFEVTSGDDTVIRAVLDILNLKETNFKVIQDIELPIGAGFGTSAASALSLTLALNEFLDLNYPEELCGQIAHMAEVNLGAGLGDVIAQTGKGLVLRTKPGAPGIGEIESYECGAYIGYKTFGSIETSNIICDPHHKKVISEAGLKYLDLFKQEPTLDKFLEFSKKFSSETKLICEDVQREIDYFNSIDDILGSSMAMLGNTVFALSYNKSTFKNLGIDNLHVDKLNNDGIVYD; encoded by the coding sequence ATGAGTGTTTTTGTTCCAGGCCATGTTACTGGCTTTTTTAATATTGAAAACCATGAGTCCAAACTTAAAAACGGGTCTTGTGGTGCCGGATTTTTACTAGATAAAGGTGTTAAAACCACTATTTGTGATTCAGACAGTTTTGATTTTGAAGTTACAAGTGGTGATGATACTGTAATTCGTGCTGTTTTAGATATTTTGAATTTAAAAGAAACTAATTTTAAAGTTATTCAGGATATTGAACTGCCGATTGGTGCCGGATTTGGAACATCTGCTGCGTCAGCTTTAAGTTTAACACTTGCTTTAAACGAATTTTTAGATTTAAATTATCCAGAAGAGCTATGTGGACAAATTGCACATATGGCTGAGGTTAATCTTGGTGCAGGTCTTGGTGATGTAATAGCTCAAACAGGAAAAGGACTGGTTTTAAGAACAAAACCTGGAGCACCTGGAATTGGTGAGATAGAATCATATGAATGCGGGGCTTATATTGGATATAAAACATTTGGATCAATTGAAACTTCGAATATAATATGTGATCCTCATCACAAAAAAGTCATTTCTGAGGCTGGTTTGAAGTATTTGGATTTATTTAAGCAGGAACCTACTTTGGATAAGTTTTTGGAATTTTCTAAAAAATTTTCCAGTGAAACAAAATTGATTTGTGAGGACGTCCAAAGAGAAATTGATTATTTTAATTCTATCGATGATATTTTAGGTAGTTCAATGGCAATGCTTGGAAATACTGTGTTTGCTTTGTCATATAATAAAAGCACTTTTAAAAACCTTGGAATTGACAACTTACATGTAGATAAACTTAACAACGATGGTATTGTTTATGATTAA
- a CDS encoding PD-(D/E)XK nuclease family protein — protein MYVAKTRAEDELILSSIVKGSSESVNVALEDNTLENIKAINKAPERINDVIDENLHYSKLINPKNIEINLLDPKHDDNDEEVVNLSFTALENYNECPFKYKLSNELGFTIKSKKEIDDGIFIHSALEIINKKIIANNNEYIGDEEVIKTVELLFEKANLKFKEEKPEKYEVKLETITKDVLRYYNEVGCDLEIFDSEYPFYIKDKDYAFSGIVDLIYEKDGKLGILDYKNTSLVGQKYLDKYKKQLHFYVMALRDENNEFKGREIEEIQIYAIKYKKGDRLFSFEIDDDYIEELKEELKTTAKKIKNKEFKPNHEDCTDCPYQMICK, from the coding sequence TTGTACGTAGCTAAAACAAGAGCTGAAGATGAGTTGATTTTATCAAGTATTGTTAAAGGTAGTTCTGAGAGTGTTAATGTGGCTTTAGAGGATAATACTTTAGAAAACATTAAAGCTATTAATAAAGCTCCTGAGCGTATTAATGATGTAATTGATGAAAACTTGCATTATTCTAAATTAATCAATCCTAAAAACATTGAAATTAATCTTCTTGATCCAAAACATGATGATAATGATGAGGAAGTAGTTAATTTAAGTTTTACAGCACTTGAAAACTATAACGAATGTCCTTTCAAATACAAATTATCAAATGAATTAGGATTTACAATAAAATCCAAAAAGGAGATTGATGATGGTATTTTCATACATTCTGCTTTGGAAATCATAAATAAAAAGATAATAGCTAACAATAATGAGTATATTGGTGATGAAGAAGTAATAAAAACAGTTGAATTGTTATTTGAGAAAGCTAATTTAAAATTCAAAGAAGAAAAACCTGAAAAATATGAAGTCAAATTAGAAACAATTACAAAAGACGTTCTTAGATATTATAATGAAGTTGGATGTGATTTAGAAATCTTTGACAGTGAATATCCATTCTATATTAAAGATAAAGACTATGCATTTTCAGGTATTGTTGATTTAATCTATGAAAAAGACGGTAAATTAGGTATTCTTGATTATAAAAACACATCTCTTGTTGGACAGAAATATTTGGATAAATATAAAAAACAGCTTCACTTTTATGTAATGGCACTCAGAGATGAAAACAATGAGTTTAAAGGACGTGAAATTGAAGAAATTCAAATATATGCTATCAAATATAAAAAAGGAGATAGATTATTCTCATTTGAAATAGATGATGATTATATTGAAGAATTAAAAGAAGAACTTAAAACTACTGCTAAGAAAATTAAAAACAAGGAATTTAAACCAAATCACGAGGACTGTACTGACTGTCCTTATCAAATGATTTGTAAATAG
- a CDS encoding 3'-5' exonuclease produces MEFFKSLNELKRRVNSEEYYDRPLIGEVYLEILCNITGYLTQDLIMSDEEAIRNLAAIVPSISIYSEMMYDRGLRGALWFIKDSISGLDAYKSDEDAVQIMTVHKSKGLEFPVVILASLRDKGFPTKFKENDMDSVVYIPDEFLGYDRYDGDAKLHISKKKKEYCT; encoded by the coding sequence ATAGAATTTTTCAAATCACTTAACGAATTAAAAAGAAGGGTCAATTCAGAAGAATATTATGACAGACCTTTAATTGGTGAGGTTTATCTTGAAATATTGTGTAATATAACAGGATATTTAACTCAGGACTTAATTATGTCTGATGAAGAAGCTATACGTAATCTTGCAGCTATTGTTCCTTCAATATCAATTTATAGTGAAATGATGTATGACAGAGGCCTAAGAGGTGCATTATGGTTTATTAAAGACTCAATATCTGGTCTTGATGCATACAAATCAGATGAAGATGCAGTACAGATAATGACTGTTCACAAATCAAAAGGTCTTGAGTTTCCGGTAGTAATTCTTGCATCTCTTCGTGATAAAGGATTCCCGACTAAATTTAAAGAAAATGATATGGATTCTGTTGTATATATTCCTGATGAGTTTTTAGGCTATGATAGATATGATGGCGATGCAAAACTTCACATATCCAAGAAGAAGAAAGAATATTGTACGTAG
- a CDS encoding UvrD-helicase domain-containing protein, with amino-acid sequence MKDTPPYTNILIDEFQDTDPIQMEIFKKFIEYPKTESFTVVGDINQSIMLLEAQAKIISKN; translated from the coding sequence ATGAAGGATACGCCCCCATATACCAATATCTTAATTGATGAGTTTCAGGATACTGACCCTATTCAAATGGAAATATTTAAAAAATTCATTGAATATCCAAAAACTGAATCATTTACAGTTGTTGGAGATATTAACCAAAGTATTATGCTTTTAGAGGCTCAAGCAAAAATTATTTCAAAGAATTAA
- a CDS encoding UvrD-helicase domain-containing protein, whose product MFRQDQVLEKTRVVVEKVKYMVNTLGVKPESFLIITFSTKAADELKERLIDGNIPASDVQKMHISTIHSFCLDILEKTGTVGLDVVADDGKLGLFIKKHISDLGFDNEFYLRGNYWIGKVIEKYDDFSKFNVDTEGLVEYLEKTFPVDKEYVEFVHKYMEENDGEFPIDDANDKVFKESYKNAKYIQMAKSYPIYLELLEKENSIDYNQMQIKSLEKMNEGYAPIYQYLN is encoded by the coding sequence GTGTTTAGGCAGGACCAGGTTCTGGAAAAAACACGTGTAGTAGTTGAAAAAGTAAAATACATGGTTAATACATTAGGTGTTAAACCTGAGAGCTTTTTAATAATTACTTTTTCTACAAAAGCAGCTGATGAGCTTAAAGAAAGATTAATTGACGGCAATATTCCTGCAAGTGATGTTCAAAAAATGCACATTTCAACTATTCACTCTTTTTGTTTGGATATTCTTGAAAAAACAGGAACAGTAGGTCTTGACGTAGTTGCTGATGATGGTAAATTAGGCTTATTTATTAAAAAACACATATCTGACTTAGGATTTGATAATGAATTTTATCTTAGGGGTAATTACTGGATTGGTAAGGTAATTGAAAAATATGATGATTTTTCAAAATTTAATGTTGACACTGAAGGTTTAGTTGAATATCTTGAAAAGACATTTCCTGTTGATAAAGAATATGTGGAATTTGTCCATAAATACATGGAAGAAAACGATGGTGAATTTCCTATTGATGATGCAAATGATAAAGTGTTTAAAGAATCCTATAAAAATGCAAAATATATACAAATGGCAAAATCATATCCAATTTATCTTGAATTGCTTGAAAAAGAAAATTCCATTGATTATAATCAAATGCAGATAAAATCACTTGAAAAGATGAATGAAGGATACGCCCCCATATACCAATATCTTAATTGA
- a CDS encoding DUF3955 domain-containing protein, with the protein MDNLVKNKTKLLALVLMAIGIILLCIKGFTGDYVDAAGILHEYFFLIQVSFACLAAGVISLVISFIKQ; encoded by the coding sequence ATGGATAATCTAGTAAAAAACAAAACTAAGTTATTAGCTCTAGTATTAATGGCTATTGGAATTATATTGCTTTGTATTAAAGGATTTACTGGAGATTATGTTGATGCAGCAGGTATTCTTCATGAATATTTCTTTTTAATACAGGTATCATTTGCATGTTTAGCAGCTGGTGTGATATCTCTTGTAATATCTTTTATTAAACAATAA
- a CDS encoding AMP-binding protein, whose protein sequence is MSELFTELPLGKFFETMVEKQPDHEFIVYPDRNLRFTYKEFDERVDNLAKGLLAIGIEKGDHVGIWAKNVPEWLTYMFATAKIGATIVTVNTAYQSHELEYVLGQSDMKALAMTDAFRDTSYFDIINELVPELKTCARGHLVSEKFPKLKFIFHVGQEKHRGMYNTNELLLLGMSYDDEKYQQIKDSVSQNDVINMQYTSGTEGFPKGVMLTSRNIVNDGYYIGENMNYTKDDRLLLQVPLFHCFGTVLGVMAVITHGCTMVVLEEYDPLLAISSIQKEKCTSIYGVPTMFIGMMNHPMFDMFDMSSLRTGIMAGSTCPVETMKDAIEKMNMKEITSVYGLTEAAPGFTQTNAADSFEKKINTVGRKFPNIEVKIVDPETGEEVGVGETGEIMCRGFNVMKGYYNMPEKTAEAIEPDGWLHSGDLAKIDEDGYYSIVGRIKDMIIRGGENIYPREIEEFLFTHDCVRDVQVAGIPDEKYGEIVGAFIIREDGFDDITEADIRDFCIGSIARYKVPKYVFFVDEFPLTTSGKIQKYKLGDIGLKLLDERRERGEL, encoded by the coding sequence ATGAGTGAATTATTTACAGAACTCCCGCTAGGGAAATTTTTCGAAACAATGGTTGAAAAACAACCAGACCATGAATTTATCGTTTATCCGGACAGGAATTTAAGATTTACATACAAAGAATTTGATGAAAGAGTTGACAATTTAGCTAAAGGACTTTTAGCTATCGGAATTGAAAAAGGTGACCACGTAGGTATTTGGGCTAAAAACGTCCCAGAATGGTTAACATACATGTTTGCAACTGCAAAAATCGGTGCAACCATCGTTACTGTTAACACAGCTTACCAATCCCACGAATTAGAATACGTACTTGGACAGTCTGATATGAAAGCATTAGCTATGACTGATGCATTTAGAGACACCAGTTACTTTGATATCATCAATGAACTTGTACCTGAACTTAAAACCTGTGCAAGAGGTCATTTAGTATCTGAAAAATTCCCAAAATTAAAATTCATCTTCCACGTAGGACAGGAAAAACACCGTGGAATGTACAATACCAATGAATTATTATTACTTGGTATGAGTTATGATGATGAAAAATATCAACAAATCAAAGACTCAGTTAGCCAAAACGATGTAATCAACATGCAATACACATCAGGAACTGAGGGTTTTCCTAAAGGTGTAATGCTTACCAGCCGTAACATTGTAAACGACGGTTACTACATCGGAGAAAACATGAACTACACAAAAGATGACCGTTTACTCTTACAAGTTCCTCTTTTCCATTGTTTTGGAACTGTTTTAGGTGTAATGGCAGTAATTACTCATGGATGTACTATGGTTGTTCTTGAAGAATACGATCCGTTACTTGCTATTTCATCAATCCAAAAAGAAAAATGTACTTCTATTTACGGAGTACCAACAATGTTTATCGGTATGATGAACCACCCAATGTTTGACATGTTTGACATGTCCTCATTACGTACTGGTATTATGGCAGGTTCTACCTGTCCTGTTGAAACCATGAAAGATGCAATCGAAAAAATGAACATGAAGGAAATTACCAGTGTATATGGTCTTACTGAAGCAGCACCTGGTTTTACACAAACTAATGCTGCAGATTCATTTGAGAAAAAAATCAATACTGTTGGACGTAAATTCCCAAACATTGAAGTAAAAATTGTAGATCCTGAAACTGGTGAAGAAGTGGGTGTTGGAGAAACTGGAGAAATCATGTGTAGAGGATTCAACGTAATGAAAGGATACTACAACATGCCTGAGAAAACTGCTGAAGCTATTGAACCGGATGGATGGTTACACTCAGGAGACCTTGCAAAAATCGATGAAGACGGATACTACTCCATTGTAGGACGTATTAAAGATATGATTATCCGTGGTGGGGAAAACATCTACCCACGTGAAATCGAAGAATTCTTATTTACCCACGATTGTGTACGTGACGTTCAGGTAGCAGGAATTCCAGATGAAAAATACGGGGAAATCGTTGGAGCATTTATCATAAGAGAAGACGGCTTTGATGATATAACAGAAGCAGATATCCGTGATTTCTGTATAGGATCTATTGCAAGATACAAAGTACCTAAATACGTATTCTTTGTAGATGAATTCCCACTTACAACCAGTGGAAAAATCCAAAAATACAAATTAGGTGACATCGGTCTTAAATTATTAGATGAAAGACGCGAAAGAGGAGAATTATAA
- a CDS encoding XRE family transcriptional regulator: MTNENFAKKIKDIRNRQDMTIEDLAERSGVKLEVLEAMEAGEVIPSLTPLTKMARALGVRLGTFLDDTPELGPVVTRNGVTQNSLYFSGREDVTNATNLEFHSLGAGKIDRNIDPFIIDIEFEEGEKELSSHEGEEFIYVLEGEIEVVYGKDSFIVGKGDSIFYDSVVPHHLHASGENSAKILAVLYTPY, from the coding sequence ATGACAAACGAAAATTTTGCAAAGAAAATTAAAGATATAAGAAATAGACAAGACATGACTATCGAAGATCTCGCTGAGAGAAGTGGAGTAAAACTTGAAGTTTTAGAAGCTATGGAAGCTGGTGAAGTTATTCCTTCCCTTACTCCATTAACTAAAATGGCTAGAGCTCTTGGTGTACGTTTAGGTACTTTCTTAGATGACACTCCAGAACTTGGACCGGTTGTAACCAGAAACGGTGTAACCCAAAACTCTCTTTACTTCTCAGGTAGAGAAGACGTTACCAACGCTACTAACTTAGAGTTCCACTCCTTAGGTGCAGGTAAAATTGATAGAAACATTGACCCTTTCATAATTGATATTGAATTTGAAGAAGGAGAAAAAGAATTATCTTCTCACGAAGGTGAAGAATTCATCTACGTATTAGAAGGTGAAATCGAAGTTGTTTATGGTAAAGACTCTTTCATTGTAGGTAAAGGAGATTCCATATTCTACGATTCAGTAGTTCCTCACCACCTCCACGCTAGTGGCGAAAACAGCGCTAAAATACTCGCTGTATTATACACTCCATACTAA
- the cas2 gene encoding CRISPR-associated endonuclease Cas2: MYVIIVYDINVDRVNKVKSFLRQYLFWIQNSVFEGEVTESEFKIIYNGLMNIIDQDVDSIIIYKLRMSELLDREVLGIEKSPIEEIL; the protein is encoded by the coding sequence ATGTATGTTATAATTGTTTATGATATTAATGTAGATAGAGTTAATAAAGTAAAATCATTTTTAAGACAATATCTTTTTTGGATTCAAAATTCAGTTTTCGAAGGAGAAGTAACTGAAAGTGAATTCAAGATAATTTATAATGGGTTAATGAATATAATTGATCAAGACGTAGATTCTATTATCATTTATAAATTAAGAATGTCTGAATTATTGGATAGGGAAGTTTTAGGTATTGAAAAATCTCCTATCGAGGAAATACTTTAA
- the cas1b gene encoding type I-B CRISPR-associated endonuclease Cas1b yields the protein MNKKNYYILSEGILKRKENTLYFHNKKGKKPIPINKVYSIHTYGQITFSSQVMSLLSKNGIPIHFFNYYGFYNGSYYPRETLLSGDLVVKQSSFYLENSKRIELAKLFVEGAAKNILKVLKYYKIDSNIENTLQELDKTSKITEILNIEGRIRAEYYTKFDEILPDNFKMEGRSRQPPKNMINSLISFGNSMMYSTVLTELYNTQLNPTISYLHEPSERRFSLSLDLSEIFKPIFVDRLIFYLVNKKMITEKDFNQELNCCLLNDNGRNKFIKEYNKRLEKTIKHKDLKKNVSYQRLIRLEAYKLKKHILGVKKYDPFVIWW from the coding sequence ATGAATAAAAAGAATTATTATATATTGTCTGAGGGAATTTTAAAAAGAAAAGAGAATACACTTTATTTTCATAATAAAAAAGGTAAAAAACCAATTCCAATTAATAAGGTTTATTCAATCCATACTTATGGTCAAATTACTTTTTCTTCACAGGTAATGAGTTTACTTTCTAAAAATGGAATTCCTATTCATTTTTTTAATTATTATGGATTTTATAATGGTTCATATTATCCAAGAGAAACCTTACTGTCTGGTGACTTAGTAGTAAAACAATCAAGTTTTTATTTAGAAAATTCAAAAAGAATAGAATTGGCTAAACTTTTTGTTGAAGGAGCTGCTAAAAATATTTTAAAAGTTTTAAAATATTATAAAATTGATAGTAATATTGAAAATACACTTCAAGAATTAGATAAAACATCTAAAATTACTGAAATATTAAATATTGAAGGAAGAATTCGAGCAGAATATTATACGAAATTTGATGAGATATTGCCGGACAATTTTAAAATGGAAGGAAGATCAAGACAGCCTCCAAAAAACATGATAAATTCTTTAATTAGTTTTGGTAATTCAATGATGTACTCCACTGTTTTAACTGAATTATATAATACTCAACTAAATCCAACCATATCATATCTTCATGAACCTTCTGAGAGAAGATTCTCACTTTCTCTAGATTTAAGTGAAATATTTAAACCTATTTTTGTTGATCGTTTGATATTTTATTTAGTTAACAAAAAAATGATTACTGAAAAAGATTTTAATCAGGAATTAAACTGTTGTTTATTAAATGATAATGGGAGAAATAAGTTCATTAAAGAATATAATAAACGTTTAGAAAAAACAATTAAACATAAAGATTTGAAGAAAAATGTCTCATATCAGCGTTTAATTAGACTTGAAGCATATAAACTTAAAAAACATATCTTAGGTGTCAAGAAATATGATCCATTTGTAATTTGGTGGTAA
- the cas4 gene encoding CRISPR-associated protein Cas4 yields the protein MMRMLYKINGTQINYYFICKTKLWLFSHNIQLEHESENVKLGKLLHEDSFKREKDYLIDNLINVDFIKISDSIEIHEVKKTEKMDNSHEFQLLYYMFYLKNEKDIDNIRGFLDYPKNRKKKEVFLTKEKEDELVKIIEDIDNIIKNNMPKPKKSKICRKCAYFEFCFS from the coding sequence ATGATGCGTATGTTGTATAAAATTAATGGTACTCAAATAAATTATTATTTTATATGTAAGACAAAACTTTGGTTATTTTCTCATAATATTCAATTGGAACATGAATCTGAAAATGTTAAATTAGGTAAACTATTGCATGAAGATTCATTTAAGCGAGAAAAAGATTATTTAATTGATAATTTAATTAATGTGGATTTCATTAAAATTAGTGATTCAATTGAAATCCATGAAGTAAAAAAGACAGAAAAAATGGATAACTCTCATGAGTTTCAATTATTGTATTATATGTTTTATCTTAAAAATGAAAAAGACATTGATAATATTAGGGGTTTTTTGGATTATCCGAAGAATAGAAAAAAGAAAGAAGTTTTTCTTACTAAAGAAAAAGAGGATGAATTGGTAAAAATTATTGAAGATATTGATAATATTATTAAAAATAACATGCCTAAACCTAAAAAATCTAAAATTTGCAGGAAATGTGCATATTTTGAATTTTGTTTTTCATAA